The nucleotide window TCATACAATACAGTTTGTCAGATGCAGAATAGAGCCAATAGATATGTGTTAAGCCCAGAGCAAAAGCTATCCAGATCACTATAAACACAAACATGAATTGAATGATATCACTGATCATCTTACTGAAACTGATTTGGAGGGGACCGACATAGTCGTTGATCACCATTATGCGAAGGAATTTGATAATGCTCACTACATTTGCCACAGCAAAAACGCACTCAGCGATGAGTGTGAGGTCGGTTGAACTCCATTCTTCCAGCGGGATGGAGAAGGAGTAATCGTTGAACCTATGGTGTTGTGCTGTCGGTTGAATCTCCGAGGGTGCTGCTGTGCCGCCGATGGTGCTGGCAGTCGATGACACTGACGGCAGGACTGTTGTCACAAAGCTGGACATGTTGGTCGCAACAGATGCCGCTACGTTGTTGAGAGCATCAGTCGTTGGTAAGCCGGTGTGTGCGTTCTCACCGTCATGAAGGTCGACGGGTTCGATTGTTGTAAGGCTGGATCTTTGCCTCAGGTCATCTTCTTCCTTTTTAACCTACATGAGCCAACAAAGATTTCGTTTTAAACGATCCTGTTTTTTTCCACGGCTGTTTGTAAACCGATCAACAACATAAACAACAGAATATGAAGTCATGAAatagaaatgaaatgaaatattgtatgattttttttatatgctttactCAGCTGCGTACGGCATAAAACGACTTTTTTATGATATAGTAGAAAAACATCTCTGCAACGAGTGTACCACTCggtttgaccagttcactgCAGACACGCACTCGCTATCAGCTGTGCATACATGTCGTCAACTGGTCAAAATATCGGATTCTACCCTTTGCCGAAGTATTTTAATTCTTAAATAACCGATTGGCTTCACATTTTGCCACCGCTtaataaatatagaaatatgtatgtaaataggcttcattcataaatgaTACGAACTTTCCGCAAAAGCCAGCATCAGACTAACTATTCTTCTCTGTTCCATTGAATATCATAAGAAAAGATGCTGGAACCCAAAAGCTCACACGAAAGGAATTTTTTATTATATGGTTTATTGAACTGTTGTGCCGCAAAAGTCTCATTTAGGTAGACGGCCCTTGGGGTTGTGACCTGGCCGGCCTCACACAGTCGGGGGAAATCCGAGAAACTCCGAACAAAGAACACGATCTGCCTGACGCGAACAGTAATAATGCATCCTGGGATTGCATACTGATCAATGTGTAAGTTGATATTGAGAATATTCTTGGAAAATATAAATTCAAGGCCACGTGTTATGTACGTAGGGAAGAGTTGCATAAGTTAGAAACCAAAATCGTATATTTTATTCAAGGTCGTTCCAATCGATATCATGTTAAATTAAGCACGCCTTACCGTGAAATGGGCAGCAGTTAAGAGACACGCCCATACAACATACAGGACTAACTGGATGATGTTGTACAAATTCCAAGCGTTGCTGATATATTCACGGAAAGTGGCTGACCATATCGTCTTTACTTCCGCCCAGGCCATTCCTTTAATCAAACAGTTCAGATTGGTGAACAAGATGAAATGGCAAGACAAAATGGACTTTTGTATATATTGTATGAATTTCTATAGCTCACacaatcataaatatttcaaacaaaaaatccCATACAAAAGTCTCGTTTCGTGTATccaaatgcaaatgaagtaatGTGACGTATACTGACAACTCTCGAAAATGGTTTGTGCTCAAACGGAATCAGCGAATTGGAAATGTTTAGAGTGTACAGTGTTACCTGGCGTAAATAATCCAGAAAGTCATTCTTTTATTTCACTCAGTTTCtttgttacattttcctaaaaaaatgtaaaataattttgcACTTTAGAAATTTTTCTGCACCCGTCTATACCCGTCTATACTGCACCCGTCTATACTGTGAATTGCACTTTTGTTACTTTACGAAAAAATAAGTTCGTTTGAAGGATCAGtgcaaaagaaaatttttcgtTGATAACAATTATTGTCGGATTTGCATACCTAAAACAATACTCAACATTATGCATTGTACAAAATGATTCATTGTGTAGTGCTTAAAAAGTACAATGTTCTGAATCAAATGTTGTTCTAGCTGTTTGCATTATTATGTAAAACACTATTGTGCCGGTTATATACCTTAGTCTTCAATACGGACTGTGGGAAATTTATGAAAGCAAATAAAGGGCAAAGTTGCTCTTGTTTTACCTTTTTTGTGACATCACGACAACGTTAATTACTTGTGCAAGTCACACAGTGTACAAAGTGACGACGGTACATAACGGCTGCAGTGTCAAGCATTAAACCTTTGCTGAATGTAAAAGAATGGGTTCATTTGTGACCTCTAGACAAAATCGGTTTTCCTTTTCAGACTTTCTTATGACAGATCAATATTGCTACAATGTAGGGCTAAGCTGCTATCTTTATCTATATGAAATGCACCACCAATCATTGCAAAAACTTGCATGAGTACCATAGTTTAtgttacaatgtacatgtatgttgagcTATGCATAGTAACACTTGTGTACGGAACTTCTTTTTTTAGTAAAGACGGTCACTTGTTTcactgaatattttaattttgtttggcTGCAATCAAAGTTgagtttatgcaaattttacaagtaTTTCGGTATGCTCAAAGAAGTCTAACAAGATAAGTATCAAAGTTCTgtgattttcatcaaaatacttACGAAGTCAGGATTTCAAATCCAAAGCTTTAGAAAGCCATTGCCTGTAACTctttatgatatttttcaatttttttcgtttACAACTGCTCAAAGCGTTTTCCCTACACATATATACTATTGAGATTGTCAAATATCGTCTATACGATGACAAACACACTTGTTTACATTATTTACATTGTTTTGATCTAGTCCGTAGAAAAATTGTCTTGTGAACAGCACACTGCAGTCTACACACATGCAGGTTGAGTTGACATTGAAGCTGAAAAGTGTATGCTTAGGGGGAgtagaaactgcagttgacatgcaaaacaaaacgGTGAAgacaatcatcaaaagttaagcaACTAAAATAATTTCATCGTTCAATGGTTTCCACGACGTCGACTTACCTACGAGCCACATAAATAGGACGATCTCCAAAGGTTCAGGCAAGGGTCCTCGCTGCTGATTTCGAATGCGTCTTTCATCCAGCTTTTCTAGGTTACTACTTGCTGATATATCCTCCAAGTCTCTAGTTAACATAACCAATATgaccacaaaataaaagtacGATGCCGTGTGCGTGAGGAATTTGACGTACCTACGGGGCAAGAGAATCGTTCGTTAAATGAAAAATCTATCTGCAATGAGTTTGGAGGAATTTGGAAGAAATGATAATATGTGAAACAACACTGCAATGATGAGGCAAAAAAGTGGCAGTAAATGTTCTTTGGAGAAGAAAAATCCAGAGTGATGATAGACTTTTGGTCCACACTTTCTTATTCTCCCTTGAGGTAGTaagcacctcgaaagtgaaagacttgaacttttgctcaaactttcctgtatgagactttcaacctttctcccacctaatcaaaaacaaaaccacGGGTAACCGTGCAAACTGTTTGcgcttgagaaacaaataatcaaaAGTATTCCAGAAATgttgtattaaaaataacacctaagaaaaaacaaaattgtcgattttcggAAAAGTAGGATGATGAAaggttttctttctccaagagctttaaaatgaggcctcataagtggtaaatcagaagagaattttaaaagtttgagagtccgaatatctactGTATCCCCAGGTGCATTCATCCTTTATGCACGTTTCATTGAATCACAGTCAATCTATGAGGAACAATGCGAATACCTGGAAATGCATTTTAACAGAGACACAGCAAAGCCTTACAGGAGAGTTTTATAAAGACAAATAAGGACAGTTAGGGTTCAATAATTTGATCTATACAATTTCTGAGAGGTTTGCACATTGATAGGCTGTTTGAATTTATCACACCGGTACCATTAGCTAGAGAGATTGATCTTACCCTGTCGATTGAACATAGAATGATATCAATAAAACAAGATTCGTTTAAAATGTGATGAGATTCAACATTGTCAAAGGGCAGAAAGTATAAAGGgaatacaatattttaataGACGTTGAAAAGCACGGACCATCTGGCGGCATTCAAGCAAATATCAAGGTCAATTGCACATGATGAATGCTACAAACACAGACAAGGAAATATGGCCATGTGTTTATAAGATATAAGTTCGTTTTCAGTAAgataatgtatgtatgcacgacGAGAACTCACGGTATTCTCATGAAACGACCGAATTTCCCGTACGGGTAGACGATATAGAGCAGACTTAGGAATGGCATGACCAGCATTATCAATGTCGATAGCAGGAAATTGCGGATGGAACTTTTGTCACGCCAATCCATCAGACCCTTGTACCAGCGTTCAATCAGTTCCTGCTGACAGTAGGGATGCGTCACGAACTGTGAAAGTCAACAGATGACACCATGTCGTAAACATCTTAAATTTAGAAAGAAATACCTACCTTTTAAAGAATGAAGAGGTACTAGGCAAAAAGGGCATATAAGAAAAAAGGTATTTGATTTAAGTATTTTCAAGGCAAATACATAGAGGTTTCGCGGTCTAAGCACCTAGTGGCAACAAAGGCGCTTGTCTCAGTAATTCCTGGagtttaacaaaaatattttacatatattagGCGTAATATATTCTTTAAGCATTGGAGAAAGCCATTGTatcttttgtaatattttttctctggtgtgtattttttttcaaattgtaaacttttgagCAAAAAGCATATATCCCAGGGactgagaaaacttttcagatGCTTCCTTTGTATTTTCGTTATATGGACATTTCAGtctgaaataaagaataaataaataaataaataaataaataattcgtCGTTAACCTAGCCTCGTTGGAACCCACGATTTACTATGTACTTGAACAAGTGTATATGGCCAAAATCAACTGCTTTTACGCAAAGAAGCAACAAGCAGGGCACATATTCCGTTGCCAGAAGAAAGTTATGGTACAGCCATGTACAGCCATCCGTATCATTGTATGAGAATTTAACTTTCTGTtggaaagaagagaaaatgataggaCATTGAGAACTGGCGCtggtatcaaagtattttacaaAGTTAACAATGAAACCCCACCAACCTTTTTCTGGACTCCTTTAACTGCATCGTACACTTTGGAAGGCAGCCCCGCCGACTGCCGACCGTTCCCAATGTTATGGGACCTGTGGTTCAGCACTGTACTAAGTTCGTTGGCATCCCGAGTTTGTCCCAGCAGATCGGCAGCAAACTGTTCGCATCGTTCGGCCAGTTCAGTGTAGTCCTGACGAAACTCGTACTCCGAGGAGCTCAGCTCCCGCAATTGTATAGACAACTGCAAAGTAAGTTAAAACAAGAATAATTAAGAAAACACGGTTTTTGAGGAACTGAACACCAGCGGCAGTTTTACAGGCAACTTTGTTTGTAGAACCAGTTATAATACAAGGGTTAGCCGAAACTATTTTACAAACATTAatttaagaaatttaaaaattcaacTGAACAAGTACTACATTGTctcttttatgtattttttccgAAATCACTAGCTTAAAATTGAGAAATGGTATTTAAAAGTCAATGAAAAAAGCCAGGATTCAAAGCTTTCAAAGACACGAAAGAACAAATCAAATAATATGACAATAATTCTTTCGAATGACTGACTCAGAAACATATGCTTGTTGGAGGTAAAATATCGTTCTGGGAGTGCTGGAGCATGTAGCATATATGTAACATCATTTAAAGGGCATTGATGAAAATCTGaggagaaaacaaaaaaaagcgTTAGAGTGGAGAAGTTCACTACAGTCACCTCAAAGGCTCTGCCGAATGGATCTGGGCGTTTCTTTGTCTCGAGTTCAATGTACGATAGGTATGCCTCGCTGGCGAGAGCCTTGTAGATATTCAGAGTTCCCACTGACCGCTGCACCGTGTGCTTCTCGCTTTGGATGGTCGACAGATCGATAGGAGTCGCTCCCTTTGAAATTAGAAGCTGTAATGGAATCAGAGGAGAGTAtatttacattgtttttataataattttctttttatgtctgatgtatatatatatatatatatatatatatatatatatatatatatatatatatatatatatatatatatatatatatatataaagtttttattcagaaaaatcttaaagaaaaaagaaagagcTGTGGGATGTGTACTGTTAAACAGCTGCAATCAGCATTTTTTGTTGCAGTCGAACATTTTTGGAGTTGACCATGGTTAAACATTCTCTCCTGTAATTCCTCGATGGATATCGAATTCCCCTTCAAACTCGTTCATTTGTCCTTAAAACTTATATACGATTGTACTTCAATGTCAAGGTGTACAATGTAGCCCACAAACATAATCATATTTAGTTCCAGCTTTCACTAGTTAGTCATTTTTGATGGTAGCCTTGAAGCCTCTGATTATTGGCTAGTCTGCTGACATAAAGTACTATGGATAATAAATTATACATATCTTGTGATCGTTTTGCCATTTCTATACTGTTAGTTTAGGAGTAGAAAGAAAGTGCAAGTTTCTGACCTGACTATTAGTCTATAATTATCACAGTTGGCGGCTCTCAGAATATCAGGTTATCTAATGCAATTCCCTTGGTTCACATGTTTACACCTATACGTATCTTACCATACCTCTATTGTGTCGTAGTCATTTTGGTGTGCTGCCTCAATTATTGGCGTCGTGTCTGGATGATAATCTTCCGTGTCATGTATTGGATGAGAATTGATCAACTCTTTCGCCTTTAGAGGAAACAAACAAAGATATGACAATTGTTACTCAGGTTCATGCAGCAAGCTAGCTTCAGATAATATGCcttttatatttgtattgttaAATGCGACTTTACATAcaaacgtacatgtacatgcacaatcatacatattatcatagagaaagatagatagagtggcaacgggtactgtttaaggcgtgaagcggttacgtaacccatccatgttcgcctcgcctcaggttgctctcgcctctcttttccgaagagtgccgaccgtgaatccttcggtaattttcggattttcgccaattgttaagcgaaagtatgttcggcaaagtttgtgttgtttgttgtcGTAcgcgtgtggtgctgagcagaattgacgtgctggcgaaaacgggagtgttttgagcttcaggaaaatgagttttaccgttttaaaaattcctctcatatttttatgaatatataatgagtgtgtttgaaccaaatttgaaagtcttttatcgatactgtctggttttactcaatggtttacggtcagtcataccgtcttttacacgtgcgtcaaggaaggacatgtttatgaaactgctggcgtgttatgttttgattggtgtgaagcagtgtttctggcctgagagctcacaaagtaactatggttgctacgcgactggcagtacgatgccatctcgtcgtatttttcgcataatctcgcgtaattatcaaccaaaaacaaagcctccaaaaagtttaacacctttgaagctcattttaatatgaaaagccaatagtctaccgagacgaccatggaacaaaaggcatgcaagtgttgccactctgtcgaTGTTTCAAAGTGATATTATATTAGTATACAGATAAACACGGggtagatagatagaagatagatagatagatagatagatagatagatagatagatagatagatagatagatagatagatagatagatagatagatagatagaagatagatagatagatagatagatagatagatagatagatagatagatagatagatagatagatagatagatagatagatagatagatagatagatagatggatggatgatagatagatagatagatagatagatagatagatagatagatagatagatagatagatagatagatagatagatagatagatagatagatagatagatagatagatagatagatagatagatagataaaaagatagatagaagatagatagatagatagatagatagatagatagatagatagatagacagatagatagatagatagatagatagatagatagatagatagatgatagatagatagatagatagatagatagatagatagatagatagatagatagatagatagatagatagatagatagatagatagatagatgatagatagatagatagatagatagatagatagatagatagatagatagatagatggatgggtAGATAAAtgggtagatagatagatattaaatggtagatagatagatagatagatagatagatagatagatagatagatagatagatagatagatagatagatagatagatagatagatagatagatactcaGAGGATTTCTTGAGTTTCATTCATTTGGTATTAGGTATACTGAGATTAAACGTGAAACCGAAGGAATGTAAGTAATTTTTATTCGAATGCACATTACAAGAGAGTGAAAGGTAAAGAAATGCCTACCTTTAAACGGTAACTTACCTTGGAGTGTTCTACTAACACTTGCACCGCTCTGAAGAATTTGTTGTCAATGGCTAACAGGAGAGAATCTCCGATCTCAATTGGGTGTTGTAGAAGCATGTTGATGACATCTGAAAGTGATACATATTGTGctatacagtaaaaaaagagCAGCCACAGAAAACGTGATCAGTGATGCGTGTCTTTATAGGCTTATTTTGAGGAGTGTGTCGTGGAATAACACATCATAGGCAATgatgtttttatgtattttagctcacgtgtgtaaacacgtgggctaatgtcatagcgatgtctgtctgtctgtccgtgtttgtgtgtgtgtgtgtgtgtgtgtgtgtgtgtgtgtgtctgtctgtctgtctgtttacacgataactcaaaaacgcctgaacggattcaagtcagatttggtacacaggtaccatatgctacttgcaagaactgattagattttggttagtgtggcttgcatattaatgaagttatgcaatatcgttttttcccgtacaatggtttccctatggagacggtaatgacagtgtagacatatatcaagaaatactgcacaaaatttcatgaaacttttcacagatgacaatttcagaacattatgatgatactgtgagtgtcatgtcaattaccttctcatttgcatatttaatgaacttttgttattagtgagataacgctgaaattcctgcaccaaacttgatgatacttgcaacaaatattgatctgatatatatctaattatactaagAAGCATTGGGCTGTGTcgagttaataaataggtcatttgcatattttatgaagatttgtaattagtcatataactccgacaTAACTTCACCAGATGTGATGAGATCTgctacagatactgatccgactgatatctaactgtggtgcaaagcatttagttgtgtgaaattaattaagggttcatttgcatatttaatgaactttgtaattaggtatataactgtgaaattacggcacccaagtctttgaaattgggtacagatattgttttgataattatctaattgtactgagaagcatttggcagtgtcaagttaacaaataggtcatttgcacattttatgaagttttgtaattagtgatataactccaaaataactgcaccaaatgtgatgaaatcagctgcagatactgatccgacagactatctaattgtggtgtgtagagcatttacttgtgtgaagttaattaagggtttatttgcatatttaatgaactttgtaattagtgatattactccaaaattacagcgttaaatttgatgaaacttgctacagatgttgatatgataaatatccaattgtactgagaagcattgaacagtgtcaagttaagaattagctcatttgcatatttcaggaagttttataattagtcatataactccgaaacaactgcatcaaatgtgatgaaactgctgcatatactgatctgacagatatctatctgtgttgtaaagcatttagtagtgtaaagttaattaaaattaagggttcatttgcatatttaataaactttgtaattaggtatataactctgaaattacggcaccaaattttgtgaaacgtgctacagatattgatttgataaatatttaattgtgctatgaatcattgaaaagtgtcaagttaatttagggattatttgcatatttaatgaactttgcaattagtgacattactctaaaattacagcattaaattaaataaaacgtgctacaaatgttgatctgatggatatctaattgtcccatgaagcattgagcagtgtcaagttaatgaacagctcatttgcatattcaataaagttttgtaaatactgattaaaatctgagagtactctgcgatgttgaaaaaaacctgcttcatatagtgataacatatatcttattgtttctgagaagcgtactactattaatgaacctgttgtgaaacacgtgagcatattcagttcatatctggttcattattatttttctgtttgtgaaatACGGTTTCCTGCACTACCATCTCAAGGATAGGCTAATTATCAATTCTCAACATGATAAGCTTGCATGTCTGTAATGTCCATGTTATTGACAAAAACTAAGCTCCTTGTTGTTAGAAAAGCCTTGCCAAGGAAAATGTAGAGTGTATTTCGATGTTCAAAGAGTGACGTGACGTGTTTTGGTCAATATTATCTTTTTGAACCAGTTTTTTTCCGGCATGGGAAAGTCATCTTTTGTTAATGAGTAAAAAAGTTAATATAATTTATATTGCAGTTGGACGTAACTTGAGTTACGACTCTTTTTGCACTTGAAAGTAGGTGCAGTAGGAACATAACTCAACAGTCACGTCTGTTTTGACATgttaaatcataaaaatataaaacatccGACAATTATGATGCTTCAGGAATATTGCAgcaagaaaagaaaatcaaccTTTTCGTGAAAGACGTTACTCATGATGAGTTTTTGCTTTAAATACTAATGCAAGATGGACGTAactcaatattttttccaatgtaCATATAATGATCAGATCATTATGACATTCATTtatgatatattatatatctatgacattactCTTTACTTATAAAACCATTAACTAgagacaaaattgaaatttagaGTAAGAGGCCTCGAAACTTTTTATTCCCCTCTAACTTTAATAGACTGTTGAAAAAAACTGAGTTACATGTCTCTTTCCATGACGTAATCGGTTTGTTTTATTAGAAGGATGTATTCTCTTAATTAGAAGAAATGGAAGAAACAGCAGTCACGCACGTTTCCGAACACGAATTGACTCCCCATTGGTCACTCTACACGGTAGCTGCAACTGACCGTGACCCGTGAATTTAGACGTGCACAATATTAACTAACACCTGCAATGTATATCATTCCATATAATATAAAAAAGACGGCTTGTGTATGAGTATAAAATTGAAATAGAGTCGGCCTTGAGACAATGTGCTTCTGTTGAATAAGcagttttcattcaaatttggcTTTACATTGGATGTGTTACATAATAACTTGTAAGCGATATCTATACTTCAGTGTGTTAACGTGAATACAGGAATTTTTATAGTTTTGCTTTTGTCTTTCACTGAACACGTATACAGTGACGGACATATTTCTCTTTGAAGTTTTGAAGTGCAACACTGTCTGATTCAGTGACCCATTACCGTGCTACGGTAATAAAAATCTTTCGAGCAGCACTTGCCTATGACACAAGCTGTTTGAAACAGTATTGAAGTAAAAGGGGTGTGAGTGTGCATTTATGTCAAAGCACTATAGGCCAGCCGTTCTTTTTCAATGTCGACAGAGGCCCAATTGCATAGTATGACATTCAAACATGATCCCCGGCAAACAGAAGGTAAACAAGCTAAACAAGGCCCAGTGAACACCAAAATCATCATCCAAGCTGTGGTCTGCTATAAATTCTTCTCGTAGATCACTAACGCAAAGGGAAAGGGATAAATAGAGACGAAATACAACCTTTTCGTACTCCAACAGGACAATCGGAAAATATCTTAATGCGGCGGGGGTTCTAACACATatcatcatttcattttttggtACATCGAATGAAGTAAGCGATACATGTTTCCTATTACGCCAGCATTACCTGACCGAGTTTGAAAAACTGCTGATATGTTCACCCTATCGAACGCCTTTCCAAAATCCACGCATGCACATGTACATAACCCTCTTAGTTTTTAAGTACTTTTAAATAagtatgaaaatgtaaattatgaaaatgttgtcTTCAGTACAATATCGAGTTCTGACACTTGCTAATTTCTCTCTCGTATTATTGCATGTTGCATCCCATTTTCACAATAGATTATATGACATTCCCATCAATTTTTCCAGTTACAGAGAGCAAGAAATTCCACgataattttcaacaaaatcacgTGACCTGTGTTtttaaaaataggaaaaataatACCTTCCCTCCGGCCTAAAGGATTTTTTTCTGTTCTGGagataaaatttaaaagttacaaaattaaCTACAGAATGAAGCATAACATTATATGTACTTGAAGAATTCTTTGGAAGGCCGTCTGTGCCAGACGACTTCCtggttttcaagtttttgatagTTGTCCTCAGTTCCTCAACAGAAAAAGATGATTCAGAATATCACTGTATTGCTCCAGTAGAACCGATGCATAGTTTTCCtggtcaatttttttaacagagcTAGAAAAATTACTCCCTTGATGCAAGTGAATTGTCGTACAACTCATATCAGATTGACGGAACAAAAACTCGAAGTAATCATATAGATCTGAAGGACTGATTGTCAAGGGTATTGTTACCCTCGAAGAAAGGGAATAAAGGGATATTCATTTGAGTATTGTTTTTtacataaagaaagaaagaatgatTGTAGGACGCTGCAAACATTGTAATCCGTCGCAAATGTAATGAGGAAAAAATTGGCTATAGTTCTACCTGCTGTGGTCTTGTTCCTATCCCTGACAAAGATATCAATTGCATACTAACTTCAGAGGagataaaaaaattatgttgagTGTCTGTATAATTTGTGAGGAATGACGTCTTCGAGCCATAGCATCGATTGGAAATCTCACTGACACCCGATCCTTCGTCCTGAAACCGTCCACCGCATGAGATATACCGGTTCTTTTTGCTGTCCACTTACCTATAGATCCATTTTCTATGGCCAATGCAAGAGCGCTTCTTCCTTTGCTATCTCTCACATTGACATCAAATTCAGACTCCTCTTTTAGAGTTGTTTCCAGCACGTGAAGATCTCCCTTCTCGGCCGATGCCAAGTACATCTGTTCGAGGGCTGCCTTCGATTCTGCCATCCCTCCTCCTGAGTGTCTTGTTGGTAAACATGGAGTTAATTTCAGGGTTTGATTCCATGAATTAGGAGATCACGAGGATTTGCATGCATCCGA belongs to Ptychodera flava strain L36383 chromosome 17, AS_Pfla_20210202, whole genome shotgun sequence and includes:
- the LOC139115843 gene encoding short transient receptor potential channel 4-like isoform X2, with the protein product MAESKAALEQMYLASAEKGDLHVLETTLKEESEFDVNVRDSKGRSALALAIENGSIDVINMLLQHPIEIGDSLLLAIDNKFFRAVQVLVEHSKAKELINSHPIHDTEDYHPDTTPIIEAAHQNDYDTIELLISKGATPIDLSTIQSEKHTVQRSVGTLNIYKALASEAYLSYIELETKKRPDPFGRAFELSIQLRELSSSEYEFRQDYTELAERCEQFAADLLGQTRDANELSTVLNHRSHNIGNGRQSAGLPSKVYDAVKGVQKKFVTHPYCQQELIERWYKGLMDWRDKSSIRNFLLSTLIMLVMPFLSLLYIVYPYGKFGRFMRIPYVKFLTHTASYFYFVVILVMLTRDLEDISASSNLEKLDERRIRNQQRGPLPEPLEIVLFMWLVGMAWAEVKTIWSATFREYISNAWNLYNIIQLVLYVVWACLLTAAHFTVKKEEDDLRQRSSLTTIEPVDLHDGENAHTGLPTTDALNNVAASVATNMSSFVTTVLPSVSSTASTIGGTAAPSEIQPTAQHHRFNDYSFSIPLEEWSSTDLTLIAECVFAVANVVSIIKFLRIMVINDYVGPLQISFSKMISDIIQFMFVFIVIWIAFALGLTHIYWLYSASDKLYCMREGGSSYSCGNQPFSDIGSSLELLFWSLYGMVDLDILDVTAEHSSSEFVGRFLFGGYNVIAVVILLNLLIALMGTTYTNISEHADMEWKFSRSELWMDYFKHGTTLAPPFNVIPTPKTIVRLTQYLINNLCCRTCDKKVNWIKTHKETAANRNYKEVCKQLVQRYFSEKASEARDSGDGNAAKEDLVAIKQDLSAVRYDLYGIKRSLQKVTADFHKKTDSLYDGVSGARLDIERNKLQDNEVLKESRTEILNTTEEGNAMLRNLEEVLSRLKNELETLDAARGNMLSAAFKGIGSDLERSKDESTRAMQAMIGQIESKSDQRRGELMSMEDQLTFMQTRLEKQEKTSNAVADSVRELAKSIERLTSQSQFRPTFTRQPSGVRVSDIVGLIESTGGMAGREAGDESSAGSDSVFSV
- the LOC139115843 gene encoding short transient receptor potential channel 4-like isoform X1 — translated: MCFRGGGMAESKAALEQMYLASAEKGDLHVLETTLKEESEFDVNVRDSKGRSALALAIENGSIDVINMLLQHPIEIGDSLLLAIDNKFFRAVQVLVEHSKAKELINSHPIHDTEDYHPDTTPIIEAAHQNDYDTIELLISKGATPIDLSTIQSEKHTVQRSVGTLNIYKALASEAYLSYIELETKKRPDPFGRAFELSIQLRELSSSEYEFRQDYTELAERCEQFAADLLGQTRDANELSTVLNHRSHNIGNGRQSAGLPSKVYDAVKGVQKKFVTHPYCQQELIERWYKGLMDWRDKSSIRNFLLSTLIMLVMPFLSLLYIVYPYGKFGRFMRIPYVKFLTHTASYFYFVVILVMLTRDLEDISASSNLEKLDERRIRNQQRGPLPEPLEIVLFMWLVGMAWAEVKTIWSATFREYISNAWNLYNIIQLVLYVVWACLLTAAHFTVKKEEDDLRQRSSLTTIEPVDLHDGENAHTGLPTTDALNNVAASVATNMSSFVTTVLPSVSSTASTIGGTAAPSEIQPTAQHHRFNDYSFSIPLEEWSSTDLTLIAECVFAVANVVSIIKFLRIMVINDYVGPLQISFSKMISDIIQFMFVFIVIWIAFALGLTHIYWLYSASDKLYCMREGGSSYSCGNQPFSDIGSSLELLFWSLYGMVDLDILDVTAEHSSSEFVGRFLFGGYNVIAVVILLNLLIALMGTTYTNISEHADMEWKFSRSELWMDYFKHGTTLAPPFNVIPTPKTIVRLTQYLINNLCCRTCDKKVNWIKTHKETAANRNYKEVCKQLVQRYFSEKASEARDSGDGNAAKEDLVAIKQDLSAVRYDLYGIKRSLQKVTADFHKKTDSLYDGVSGARLDIERNKLQDNEVLKESRTEILNTTEEGNAMLRNLEEVLSRLKNELETLDAARGNMLSAAFKGIGSDLERSKDESTRAMQAMIGQIESKSDQRRGELMSMEDQLTFMQTRLEKQEKTSNAVADSVRELAKSIERLTSQSQFRPTFTRQPSGVRVSDIVGLIESTGGMAGREAGDESSAGSDSVFSV